The Motacilla alba alba isolate MOTALB_02 chromosome 14, Motacilla_alba_V1.0_pri, whole genome shotgun sequence genome includes a region encoding these proteins:
- the DCTN5 gene encoding dynactin subunit 5: MELSEMLYNKSEYIETASGNKVSRQSVLCGSQNIVLNGKTIVMNDCIIRGDLANVRVGRHCVVKSRSVIRPPFKKFSKGVAFFPLHIGDHVFIEEDCVVNAAQIGSYVHIGKNCVIGRRCVLKDCCKILDNTVLPPETVVPPFTVFSGCPGLFSGELPECTQELMIDVTKSYYQKFLPLTQVASGRA; encoded by the exons ATGGAGCTCAGCGAGATGCTCTACAACAAGTCCGAGTACATCGAGACG GCCTCCGGCAACAAGGTGAGCCGGCAGTCCGTGCTGTGCGGCAGCCAGAACATCGTCCTCAACGGCAAG ACAATCGTTATGAACGACTGCATCATCCGCGGGGACCTGGCGAACGTGCGGGTGGGACGGCACTGCGTGGTGAAGAGCCGCAGCGTCATCAGGCCGCCCTTCAAGAAGTTCAGCAAAGG GGTGGctttcttccctctgcacaTTGGTGACCATGTCTTCATAGAGGAGGACTGCGTTGTCAACGCGGCCCAGATCGGCTCCTACGTGCACATAGGCAAGAACTGTGTCATC GGACGTAGATGTGTTTTGAAAGACTGCTGCAAAATCTTGGACAACACAGTACTCCCTCCTGAAACTGTAGTTCCACCTTTCACCGTCTTCTCAGGCTGCCCAG GCCTCTTCTCGGGGGAGCTGCCGGAGTGCACCCAGGAGCTGATGATTGACGTTACCAAGAGCTATTACCAGAAGTTCTTGCCACTCACTCAG GTGGCCTCTGGCAGGGCCTAA
- the PLK1 gene encoding serine/threonine-protein kinase PLK1 — protein MSAPGGKAARPAALAEPARAAAAAAGGKEVPKVLVDPRTRRSFVRGRFLGKGGFARCYELAEAESREVFAGKVVPKSLLVKPHQKEKMSMEIAIHRSLSHRHVVGFQGFFEDDDFVYVVLELCRRRSLLELHKRRKALSEPEVRYYLRQTILGCQYLHSHRVIHRDLKLGNLFLSDDMEVKIGDFGLATKVEYDGERKKTLCGTPNYIAPEVLGKKGHSFEVDIWSIGCIMYTLLVGKPPFETSCLKDTYIRIKKNEYTIPKHINPVAANLIQKMLRSDPATRPTIDELLNDEFFTSGYLPSRLPTSCLTIAPRFSLAPSSVELGGRKPLTALNKGLDSPAQEPLPEKEEAAGLREVGDAVSCHLADMLQQLTAVNAAKPSERVAVRQEEAEDPACIPIFWVSKWVDYSDKYGLGYQLCDNSVGVLFNDSTRLIMYNDGDNLQYIEQNNTESYFTVRSYPSALNKKITLLKYFRNYMSEHLLKAGANITPREGDELARLPYLCTWFRTRSAIILHLSNGTVQINFFQDHTKVILCPLMAAVTYIDEKRDFRTYKLSLIEEHGCCRELASRLRYARTMVEKLLSSKSGSGRAKSSS, from the exons ATGAGCGCGCCGGGCGGGAAggcggcgcggccggcggcGCTGGCGGAGCcggcccgggcggcggcggcggcggcgggggggaAGGAGGTGCCGAAGGTGCTCGTGGACCCGCGCACCCGGCGCAGCTTCGTGCGCGGGCGGTTCCTGGGCAAGGGCGGCTTCGCGCGGTGCTACGAGCTGGCCGAGGCCGAGAGCCGGGAGGTGTTCGCGGGGAAGGTGGTGCCCAAGTCGCTGCTGGTGAAGCCGCACCAGAAGGAGAAGATGTCCATGGAGATCGCCATCCACCGCAGCCTCTCCCACCGCCACGTCGTCGGCTTCCAGGGCTTCTTCGAGGACGATGACTTCGTCTACGTCGTGCTGGAGCTCTGCCGCCGCAGG tcgctgctggagctgcacaagCGGCGGAAGGCGCTGAGCGAGCCCGAGGTGCGGTACTACCTGCGGCAGACCATCCTGGGCTGCCAGTACCTGCACAGCCACCGCGTCATCCACCGCGACCTCAAGCTGGGCAACCTCTTCCTCAGTGACGACATGGAGGTGAAGATCG gtGACTTTGGCCTGGCCACCAAGGTCGAGTACGACGGGGAACGCAAGAAGACCCTGTGTGGGACGCCCAACTACATCgccccagaggtgctgggcaAGAAGGGCCACAGCTTCGAGGTGGACATCTGGTCCATTGGCTGCATCAT GTACACTCTTCTGGTGGGGAAACCGCCTTTTGAGACCTCTTGTCTAAAGGATACATACATCCGGATCAAGAAGAACGAGTACACCATTCCCAAG CACATCAACCCTGTGGCCGCAAACCTCATCCAGAAGATGCTGAGGTCGGACCCTGCCACGCGCCCGACCATCGACGAGCTGCTGAACGACGAGTTCTTCACCTCGGGCTACCTCCCCAGCCGCCTGCCCACCAGCTGCCTCACCATCGCGCCCCGCTtctccctggctcccagcagcgTGGAGCTCGGCGGGCGGAAGCCGCTGACCGCGCTCAATAAAG GACtggacagccctgcccaggagcccTTGCCGGAGAAGGAGGAagcggcggggctgcgggaggTGGGAGATGCTGTCAGTTGCCACCTGGCTGacatgctgcagcagctgactGCAGTCAACGCAGCCAAGCCCTCCGAGAGAGTAGCAGTGAGGCAAG AAGAAGCTGAGGATCCAGCCTGCATTCCCATCTTTTGGGTTAGCAAATGGGTGGACTACTCGGATAAATATGGACTCG GTTACCAGCTCTGTGACAACAGTGTTGGGGTTCTCTTCAACGACTCCACTCGGCTCATCATGTACAACGATGGAGACAACCTGCAGTACATTGAGCAGAACAACACCGAGTCCTACTTCACTGTGAGGTCCTACCCCTCTGCCCTCAACAAGAAG ATAACACTACTGAAGTACTTCCGGAATTACATGAGTGAGCACTTGCTGAAGGCGGGGGCGAACATCACGCCACGGGAAGGGGACGAGCTGGCCCGACTGCCCTACCTGTGCACCTGGTTCCGGACGCGCAGTGCCATCATCCTGCACCTCAGCAACGGCACTGTGCAGATCAACTTCTTCCAG GACCACACCAAGGTCATCCTGTGCCCTCTGATGGCTGCTGTCACGTACATAGATGAGAAACGGGACTTCCGCACGTACAAGCTGAGCCTGATCGAGGAGCACGGCTGCTGCCGGGAGCTGGCCAGCCGCCTGCGCTACGCCCGCACCATGGTGGAGAAGCTCCTCAGCTCCAAGTCTGGCTCGGGCCGAGCGAAATCTTCCTCTTAG